The Pseudomonas multiresinivorans DNA window TCAGGGCAGTTGCCATTGCGGGCAGATCGCGTTCGAAGTGGAAGGGGATGTCGGTGAGGTCGTGTCATGCAACTGCTCGATCTGCCGGCGCAAGGGCTCGCTGCTCTGGTTCGTGCCGCGCGGCAAGCTGAAGCTGACGACTCCTGAGAGCGCGATGAGCACCTATACGTTCAACACCCATCGCATCGAGCATCGCTTCTGTCCTACCTGCGGCTGCGCCCCACTGGCCTACGCCAGTGCGCCGGATGGCACGCCGATGGCGGCAATCAATGTGCGCTGCCTGCCGGGCGTGGAACTCGCCGGGCTGACGGTGAAGGAGTACGACGGCAAGAGCCGGTGATTCCGCAGCAAGGTTGAAGATATCGCGGACAGAGTCCGCTCCTACGCACATGCGCGACCTTGTGTAGGAGCGGACTCTGTCCGCGATTGTCCAGCCGCCGTACCGGTTCACACAGATTCGCGAGCAAGCTCGCTCCTACAAAGAGCTAGCGCTCCGCGCGGAAGCGCAGGTACTCCACCACCTCGTCCTGCGTCCCACGAAACTCCACGCGCTCGCCCTTGCTCTCGCGCTGGAAGGCATACATCGGGTCGTAGTATTCGCCCAGCAGGCCCTCGATCCAGCCACGGTGCAGGTCCACCGCACCGCTGGCCTTCTGCTCCTCCAGGGCTGCATCCATGATCGCCGCCAGCCGCTGATAGCGCTCGCCGCCCAGCCGCTTGACGATGCCCGACAGGCTCTTGCGCAGGTAAGCCGCGAAGGAGTCGAAGCCGCCCTCCTCGCCCACTACCTGCACATGATCGGCGCACAGGTTCACCACGTAGTCCTTGAGGATGCGCTCCACGCGCTGCTCGAAACTGTCCTCCAGCCACACCAACGGGTAGTGCTGCATGCCCTGGTACAGCTCCAGCGGCACCGAGCAGCTGCCGACGATGCGGCCCTCATCCTCCAGCACGAACTGCTCCATGCCGGCGTGGCGCTTCTTCAGGATGTCGATGGCCAGGCGGTTCTCGAAGTCGATCTGCGCCGGCTGCGGCGTGGCGCGGCGGCCGAAGGCTGAGCCGCGGTGGTTGGCGTGGCCCTCCAGGTCCAGGCTGTTGGCCAGTTGCGCGATGACCTCGGTCTTGCCGGTGCCGGTCAGGCCGCCCACCAGCACGAACTGGCATTCCTCGGTGGCGGCGCGGGTGGTATCGAATAGGAAGCCGCGCATCGCCTTGTAGCCACCCACCACACGCGGGTAGTCGATGCCGGCCTCGGTCTTCAGCCACTGCTGGGTGATCTGCGAGCGCAGGCCGCCGCGGAAGCAGTACAGGTAGCCCTCGGGGTTGGCCTTGGCGAAGTTCGCCCAGGCTTCGATCCGCTCGGCCTTGATCTGGCCGCAGACCAGTTCATGGCCCAGGGCAATGGCCGCCTGTTGGCCATGTTGCTTGTAGCTGGTACCGACCTTCTGCCGCTCGATGTCGTTCATCAGCGGCAGGTTGATCACGTTGGGGAAGGCGCCCTTGCCGAATTCGACCGGGGCGCGCACGTCCATCATCTTCACATCGCCGAGGAACAGCTCGCGGTAGTGGCGGGTGTTGTCGCGCATCACTCCACCTCGACCGCGTGGCTCTGTCGGCCAACCAGCTCGCCGATGGGCGCCAGGTCCATGCCCAGCTCCCTGGCAGTGGCGAGGAACTGCGCCTCGCCTGCAGGCTCCACTGCCACCAGCAGGCCGCCGCTGGTCTGCGGGTCGCACAGCAGCAGCTTGTGCAGCTCGGGCAACGGCGCGATGCGCTCGCCGTAGCTGTCGAAGTTGCGCAGGGTGCCGCCGGGCACGCAGCCGGCTTCCAGGTAATGCTCGACGCTGGCCAGGCGCGGCACGGCGTCGTAGCGCACGCGAGCGGTCAGGCCGCT harbors:
- the mnmH gene encoding tRNA 2-selenouridine(34) synthase MnmH, yielding MRDNTRHYRELFLGDVKMMDVRAPVEFGKGAFPNVINLPLMNDIERQKVGTSYKQHGQQAAIALGHELVCGQIKAERIEAWANFAKANPEGYLYCFRGGLRSQITQQWLKTEAGIDYPRVVGGYKAMRGFLFDTTRAATEECQFVLVGGLTGTGKTEVIAQLANSLDLEGHANHRGSAFGRRATPQPAQIDFENRLAIDILKKRHAGMEQFVLEDEGRIVGSCSVPLELYQGMQHYPLVWLEDSFEQRVERILKDYVVNLCADHVQVVGEEGGFDSFAAYLRKSLSGIVKRLGGERYQRLAAIMDAALEEQKASGAVDLHRGWIEGLLGEYYDPMYAFQRESKGERVEFRGTQDEVVEYLRFRAER
- a CDS encoding GFA family protein, which translates into the protein MVHQGSCHCGQIAFEVEGDVGEVVSCNCSICRRKGSLLWFVPRGKLKLTTPESAMSTYTFNTHRIEHRFCPTCGCAPLAYASAPDGTPMAAINVRCLPGVELAGLTVKEYDGKSR